A single Methanofollis fontis DNA region contains:
- a CDS encoding DUF3160 domain-containing protein, with protein MERIALILLIATIVILMTSGCTGNGGDKPSDTDSPLLSGSGAFSEYYQPLPLEVNPSAPQYPLPLDLATVTNRGEATTALSLDRNATAMLVQNGFVVVENPFNRRETDIVRPYSVLKTRGVPVFVTADSVLHLYHIQFDETMRTIEEERFYDDLWALDAALLNASIERLATATGDEREAALRNAAYFGVAQALLAPAPDQISDDTGFLQEDAGHYAATTLPAEVASIVDAELALIRAHGGLSESPIFTYTEDYSQYVPRGHYTRSERLKNYFLAMMWHGRLAFLLTGGEEGSIVSAEEAAVQTAAAAQIAAATDADPALMERWNRIYTVTAFYAGYSDDLGPADYIEAMKTAFGSAKPTLTADEIASLQEELRSHAPPAIYSGTGDQVVSTEAEARQALNATMGFRFMGQRFVPDSYVFSELVYPYAGSFTGTGDAFTMVEGERAIPTALDVMALLGSERAAGLLDEGEDSRYLNYTEVSERLEGEFAAVNESGWTRNLYWGWLHAQRPLLETFGEGYPAFMQTPAWREKELTTSLASWTELRHDTILYAKQSYTFGKAIAVEPMEQEVSGYVEPVPEVYTRLHALTVMTRQGLADLDALDGVSERRLQSLESVLERLADISARELNGEDLTPADHAFIRNVGDVLDGALTDVDEQGKTTAIVADVHTNPFHDLVLEEGVGYTDLVVVACPTRDGSAFLAAGPVLSYYEFTVPLSGRLTDEAWQAMLRTDPPDRPWWTAGYASLRSGQS; from the coding sequence ATGGAGCGGATCGCACTCATCCTCCTCATCGCCACCATTGTCATCCTGATGACGAGCGGATGCACAGGCAATGGCGGCGACAAACCGTCGGATACTGATTCCCCCCTGCTCTCCGGCAGCGGCGCCTTTTCTGAATACTATCAACCCCTGCCGCTCGAGGTCAATCCCTCGGCGCCGCAGTATCCCCTGCCGCTCGACCTCGCCACCGTCACCAACCGTGGGGAGGCGACGACCGCCCTCTCCCTGGACCGGAACGCCACCGCCATGCTCGTCCAGAACGGGTTTGTGGTCGTCGAAAACCCGTTCAACCGGAGGGAGACAGACATCGTACGCCCCTACTCCGTCCTGAAGACACGGGGAGTCCCGGTGTTTGTGACCGCCGACTCGGTCCTCCACCTCTACCACATCCAGTTCGACGAGACGATGCGGACCATCGAGGAGGAGCGGTTCTATGACGACCTCTGGGCCCTTGACGCCGCCCTGCTCAATGCCTCGATCGAGAGGCTCGCCACCGCCACAGGTGATGAGAGAGAGGCGGCGTTGCGGAACGCCGCCTATTTCGGCGTGGCGCAGGCGCTGCTCGCACCTGCACCTGACCAGATCAGCGATGACACCGGGTTTTTGCAGGAGGATGCAGGGCACTATGCCGCCACCACGCTGCCGGCGGAGGTCGCCTCCATCGTCGACGCCGAACTCGCCCTGATCCGTGCACACGGCGGTCTTTCGGAGAGCCCGATCTTCACCTACACCGAGGACTACTCCCAGTATGTGCCGAGGGGCCACTATACCCGGTCCGAACGGCTGAAAAACTACTTCCTGGCGATGATGTGGCACGGACGCCTGGCATTCCTGCTCACCGGCGGCGAAGAGGGTTCGATCGTCAGCGCCGAGGAAGCAGCGGTCCAGACGGCGGCCGCCGCACAGATCGCCGCCGCAACCGATGCCGACCCCGCCCTGATGGAGCGCTGGAACCGGATCTATACGGTCACCGCCTTCTATGCCGGATACTCCGATGACCTAGGCCCGGCCGACTATATCGAGGCGATGAAGACCGCCTTCGGCAGCGCGAAACCCACCCTCACGGCCGACGAGATCGCCAGCCTGCAGGAGGAACTCCGCTCCCATGCCCCGCCGGCGATCTATAGCGGTACCGGCGATCAGGTGGTCTCCACCGAGGCGGAGGCCAGGCAGGCCCTCAACGCCACCATGGGGTTCCGGTTCATGGGGCAGCGGTTTGTCCCGGACTCCTATGTCTTCTCAGAACTGGTCTACCCCTATGCCGGGTCGTTCACCGGCACCGGTGACGCCTTCACGATGGTCGAGGGCGAACGGGCGATCCCGACGGCCCTCGACGTCATGGCCCTGCTGGGCTCAGAGCGGGCTGCCGGACTCCTGGACGAGGGGGAGGACAGCAGGTACCTCAACTATACCGAGGTCTCAGAACGGCTGGAGGGCGAGTTCGCCGCCGTGAACGAGAGCGGCTGGACCAGAAACCTCTACTGGGGCTGGCTCCACGCTCAGCGCCCCCTCCTCGAGACCTTCGGGGAGGGGTATCCGGCCTTCATGCAGACCCCTGCATGGAGAGAGAAGGAACTGACGACCTCACTCGCCTCATGGACCGAACTCCGCCACGACACCATCCTCTACGCCAAGCAGAGCTACACCTTCGGCAAGGCGATCGCCGTCGAACCGATGGAGCAGGAGGTCTCAGGGTACGTGGAACCGGTGCCGGAGGTCTACACCCGCCTCCATGCCCTCACCGTCATGACGCGCCAGGGTCTCGCGGACCTGGACGCCCTCGACGGGGTGTCAGAGCGCCGCCTGCAGAGCCTCGAGTCGGTCCTCGAACGCCTCGCCGACATCTCGGCACGTGAACTGAACGGCGAGGACCTCACCCCCGCCGACCACGCCTTTATCAGGAATGTCGGCGATGTGCTCGACGGCGCCCTCACCGATGTCGATGAGCAGGGGAAGACGACCGCGATCGTTGCCGACGTCCACACCAATCCCTTCCATGACCTCGTCCTCGAGGAGGGGGTCGGCTATACCGACCTCGTCGTTGTCGCCTGCCCCACCAGGGACGGATCGGCCTTCCTTGCCGCAGGACCGGTCCTCTCCTACTACGAGTTCACCGTCCCCCTCTCTGGTCGACTCACCGACGAGGCCTGGCAGGCGATGCTCCGCACAGACCCGCCCGACCGCCCCTGGTGGACGGCGGGCTATGCCTCCCTCCGCTCCGGCCAATCTTGA
- a CDS encoding tRNA (guanine(10)-N(2))-dimethyltransferase codes for MERVLVTEGRTSFFAPVQDENAAFPPGSAPIFYNRRMEANRDATVLFCAAVRPSDYLDAMGATGVRGLRVANESGTPVTINDIDPGAAAEIRRNAGEGVEVTCGDANALMSTRRFDAVDLDPFGTPAPFVDAACRSARRYLCVTATDTAPLCGAHLKAGMRRYFARPMNTDYHSEVGLRILLGFVAREMVKYDRGIEPLFCFAREHFVRLHLRVRRGVRHADRTLGRIGYVMQCTNDIHREEAVGLIPPAAVCPGCGSSLRPIGPLWLGGVNDPDLIGQMAGLLPGMGFGTERYLSRLLPLLAEELPTSSYYDYHEVAKHLRASPPTMAVMLERLRAAGYGATRTHYAGTGVRTDAPADVVEAAVLGVNP; via the coding sequence ATGGAGCGTGTCCTGGTCACTGAGGGGAGGACGTCATTTTTTGCACCGGTTCAGGATGAGAATGCGGCCTTCCCTCCCGGTTCGGCCCCGATCTTCTATAACCGACGGATGGAGGCGAACCGGGACGCCACCGTCCTTTTCTGTGCGGCGGTGCGACCGTCCGACTATCTCGACGCCATGGGGGCGACCGGCGTGCGGGGGCTGCGGGTGGCGAATGAGAGCGGCACGCCGGTGACGATCAATGACATCGATCCCGGTGCCGCCGCCGAGATCAGGAGAAATGCCGGAGAGGGGGTCGAGGTGACCTGCGGCGACGCCAATGCCCTGATGAGCACCCGCCGTTTCGATGCCGTCGACCTCGACCCCTTCGGGACGCCAGCGCCCTTTGTGGATGCGGCCTGCCGGAGTGCACGGCGCTACCTCTGCGTCACCGCTACCGATACCGCCCCCCTCTGCGGCGCTCACCTGAAGGCCGGGATGCGCCGCTACTTCGCCCGCCCGATGAACACCGACTACCACAGCGAGGTGGGTCTGCGCATACTCCTCGGGTTCGTGGCCCGGGAGATGGTCAAGTATGACCGCGGTATCGAGCCCCTCTTCTGCTTTGCCCGAGAGCACTTCGTCCGACTCCACCTGCGGGTGCGCCGGGGCGTGCGGCACGCCGACCGCACCCTCGGGCGGATCGGGTATGTGATGCAGTGCACAAATGATATCCACCGTGAGGAGGCGGTCGGCCTCATCCCTCCCGCCGCCGTCTGCCCCGGATGCGGTTCATCTCTCCGCCCGATCGGCCCCCTCTGGCTCGGCGGGGTGAATGACCCCGATCTGATCGGGCAGATGGCAGGCCTGCTGCCCGGCATGGGGTTCGGGACCGAGCGCTACCTCTCGCGTCTGCTCCCCCTGCTGGCCGAGGAACTCCCGACCTCCTCCTATTATGACTATCATGAGGTCGCAAAGCACCTCCGGGCCTCGCCGCCGACGATGGCCGTTATGCTTGAGCGTCTGCGGGCCGCCGGCTACGGGGCGACGCGGACGCACTATGCCGGTACCGGGGTGCGGACCGATGCGCCGGCAGATGTGGTCGAGGCGGCCGTCCTGGGCGTCAACCCGTGA
- a CDS encoding geranylgeranylglycerol-phosphate geranylgeranyltransferase: MYGYIAITRPVNAIVAGLAGVLGYLIATGTVVPESAVLIGIIGLITAAGNTINDYYDAAIDAVNRPDRPIPSGAVSERGALLWAGALFLGGILLALPTNPLCWGIAAVNSILLVLYAARLKATPFLGNLTVAYLSASIFLFGGALVGIDGLTANLPVAGVTLLAMLAREILKDAEDIEGDRAGGARTLPMIVGVEWSIILAFAFALAAAVLSMLPVFRWWGLPYLVAIGALNLAVLVRSLRVRGCTLPACVRASGVTTTLKSGMFLSLVIFTAAALLSETFYGAGA, translated from the coding sequence ATGTACGGCTATATCGCCATCACCCGCCCGGTCAACGCCATTGTCGCCGGGCTTGCAGGCGTCCTCGGCTACCTCATCGCCACCGGCACCGTGGTGCCGGAGTCCGCCGTGCTGATCGGGATCATCGGCCTGATCACCGCCGCCGGCAACACCATCAACGACTACTACGACGCTGCCATCGATGCCGTCAACCGTCCTGACCGCCCCATCCCATCGGGCGCCGTCTCAGAGCGGGGCGCCCTCCTCTGGGCGGGAGCCCTGTTTCTCGGCGGGATCCTGCTCGCCCTCCCCACCAACCCCCTCTGCTGGGGGATCGCCGCCGTCAACTCCATCCTTCTCGTGCTGTATGCGGCCAGACTGAAGGCCACCCCCTTCCTCGGAAACCTGACCGTCGCCTACCTCTCGGCCTCGATCTTCCTCTTCGGCGGTGCGCTCGTCGGCATCGACGGCCTCACCGCAAATCTGCCGGTGGCCGGCGTCACCCTGCTGGCGATGCTTGCACGGGAGATTCTCAAGGACGCCGAGGATATCGAGGGCGACCGCGCCGGCGGGGCGAGGACCCTGCCGATGATCGTGGGTGTGGAGTGGAGCATCATCCTCGCCTTCGCCTTCGCCCTGGCCGCCGCCGTCCTCTCGATGCTCCCGGTCTTCAGGTGGTGGGGCCTCCCCTACCTCGTTGCCATCGGCGCCCTGAACCTCGCCGTCCTCGTCCGCTCCCTGCGGGTGCGGGGGTGCACCCTGCCTGCCTGTGTCCGGGCCTCTGGCGTCACCACCACCCTGAAGAGCGGGATGTTCCTCTCCCTGGTAATCTTCACCGCAGCTGCGCTCCTTTCCGAAACCTTTTATGGTGCGGGGGCATGA
- a CDS encoding bactofilin family protein, with product MKVYQSGDTYIAPKGSFFDGNVHIPGDFIVPPETHIWGKLDVDGCLELGALSTVGKDVTCTSGVIGRNVRIKGSLTVKDNITLSDNAIVKSVAAGGDIILRPGVKVGEVRSDATIYVYGRITSTRLFGRNVKVMGN from the coding sequence ATGAAGGTTTACCAGAGCGGAGACACCTATATCGCCCCAAAAGGATCTTTTTTTGACGGGAATGTCCACATCCCCGGCGACTTCATCGTTCCGCCTGAGACCCATATCTGGGGAAAACTCGACGTCGACGGCTGCCTGGAACTCGGCGCCCTTTCAACGGTCGGAAAGGACGTCACCTGCACATCAGGCGTTATCGGGAGGAACGTCAGGATCAAGGGCTCCCTCACGGTCAAAGATAATATCACCCTCTCCGACAACGCCATCGTGAAATCCGTCGCCGCCGGAGGCGATATCATCCTCCGACCCGGGGTGAAGGTCGGCGAGGTCAGGAGCGACGCCACGATCTATGTCTACGGGCGGATCACGAGCACCCGCCTGTTCGGCAGAAATGTGAAGGTTATGGGGAACTAG
- a CDS encoding CoB--CoM heterodisulfide reductase iron-sulfur subunit A family protein, whose translation MNEAVVVGGGITGIQAALDLAGHGVRVRLIEREPSIGGHMAMLDKTFPTNDCSMCILSPKMVEVERHPLITLHTCTEVVGIEGEVGDFTVRLRRHPRYVDEERCNGCGDCTDVCPVEVYNRFDAGIGVRKAIYRPMPQSVPNITIRDAEHCIDCGLCYDACGRDAVLHDDEDGEEESTVRAAAVVITTGYATFDPAKKGNLRYLNIPDVITSLEFERMINASGPTGGALRRLSDGRVPRSVVFLQCVGSRDMQVDRPYCSCVCCMAAMKNAMLIREHHPETEVTVLYMDIRAYGKGYEEYYNRAVDMGVRFVRGLPGEILRNDSGIEMQVEDTETAEVTTLRPDLVVLSVGMEPPVGAAEVAERFGISLEKTGFVHTLDEKTNTVATIRPGIYVAGTVVAPKDIPDCVAMGGAAAMRAYTDVLRAQE comes from the coding sequence GTGAATGAGGCAGTGGTGGTCGGTGGCGGGATCACCGGCATCCAGGCCGCCCTCGATCTCGCCGGCCATGGGGTGCGGGTCAGGCTGATCGAGCGCGAACCATCGATCGGCGGGCACATGGCGATGCTCGACAAGACCTTCCCGACCAACGATTGCTCGATGTGCATCCTCTCCCCCAAGATGGTGGAGGTGGAGCGCCATCCCCTGATCACGCTTCACACCTGCACCGAGGTTGTGGGGATCGAGGGCGAGGTCGGCGATTTTACCGTGCGGCTCAGGCGCCACCCCCGCTATGTGGACGAGGAGCGGTGCAACGGCTGCGGCGACTGCACCGATGTCTGCCCGGTGGAGGTCTACAACCGTTTCGACGCCGGTATCGGCGTGCGAAAGGCGATCTATCGGCCCATGCCCCAGTCTGTCCCGAACATCACCATCCGCGATGCCGAGCACTGCATCGACTGTGGACTCTGCTATGACGCCTGTGGGCGGGATGCGGTGCTGCACGACGATGAGGACGGCGAGGAGGAGTCTACGGTCCGGGCGGCGGCCGTAGTCATCACCACCGGCTATGCCACGTTTGATCCGGCAAAGAAGGGGAACCTCCGCTATCTGAACATCCCGGACGTGATCACGAGCCTTGAGTTCGAGCGAATGATCAATGCCAGCGGTCCGACGGGCGGGGCGCTCAGGCGCCTCTCCGACGGGCGGGTGCCGCGATCGGTGGTCTTCCTCCAGTGCGTGGGGTCACGCGACATGCAGGTCGACCGCCCCTACTGCTCGTGCGTCTGCTGCATGGCGGCGATGAAGAACGCCATGCTGATCAGGGAGCACCACCCCGAGACCGAGGTGACGGTGCTCTACATGGATATCCGCGCCTACGGCAAGGGCTACGAGGAGTACTACAACCGCGCCGTCGATATGGGGGTGCGGTTCGTGCGCGGCCTCCCCGGGGAGATCCTCAGGAACGATTCCGGCATTGAGATGCAGGTCGAGGACACCGAGACCGCCGAGGTCACCACCCTCCGCCCGGACCTTGTCGTGCTCTCGGTGGGGATGGAGCCGCCGGTCGGGGCGGCCGAGGTGGCCGAACGCTTCGGCATCAGCCTTGAAAAGACCGGTTTTGTCCACACCCTCGACGAGAAGACGAACACCGTGGCGACGATCCGCCCCGGCATCTATGTGGCCGGGACCGTTGTCGCACCGAAGGACATCCCGGACTGCGTGGCGATGGGCGGTGCGGCGGCGATGCGGGCCTATACCGACGTCTTGAGGGCGCAAGAATGA
- a CDS encoding gamma carbonic anhydrase family protein produces the protein MNHNLRIGDRVFVAENATLLGDVTIGDGSGIWFGAVLRGDRDRIVVGAGSNVQDNATVHVSAGHPAIIGDRVSIGHGAIVHGCTISDDVLVGMGAIVMNGSVVGEGSIIGAGAVVTEGRVVPPGSLVLGVPGKVVREVTGAERESILENARVYMDLAGGYLGE, from the coding sequence ATGAACCACAATCTGCGCATCGGCGATCGGGTCTTTGTCGCCGAAAACGCCACGCTGCTTGGCGATGTCACGATCGGCGACGGTTCGGGCATCTGGTTCGGTGCCGTGCTCCGCGGCGACCGCGACCGGATTGTCGTCGGGGCCGGGTCCAATGTCCAGGACAACGCTACCGTCCATGTCTCCGCGGGCCATCCCGCCATCATCGGGGACAGGGTCTCGATCGGTCACGGGGCGATCGTCCACGGCTGCACCATCTCTGACGACGTCCTCGTCGGCATGGGGGCAATCGTGATGAACGGGTCGGTTGTCGGCGAGGGTTCGATCATCGGCGCAGGTGCGGTTGTCACCGAGGGGCGGGTCGTCCCGCCGGGATCGCTCGTGCTCGGGGTACCTGGAAAAGTGGTCCGTGAGGTGACCGGCGCCGAGCGTGAGTCGATCCTGGAGAATGCCCGTGTCTATATGGACCTGGCCGGGGGGTATCTCGGTGAATGA
- the zupT gene encoding zinc transporter ZupT, protein MIDPEGVAVAFLLTLIAGLSTCIGSLLVLFTRRTSTRLLSFSLGFSAGVMIYVSFTELLPAAHQAAGNEWAVLCAFFAGIAGIAAIDHIIPYPQNPHEARRVEEAEKGTDPSLYRTGLLAALAIALHNVPEGMATFYAATADLRIGVPIAVAIAIHNIPEGIAVSVPICCATGSRWRAFGYALISGLAEPAGALIAFLILLPFLSARVLGLLFASVAGIMIFVALDELLPAAREYGEAHLAVYGLVIGMGMMGAVLIITG, encoded by the coding sequence ATGATCGATCCCGAAGGGGTTGCCGTCGCCTTTCTGCTGACGCTCATCGCCGGACTCTCCACCTGTATCGGAAGTCTTCTCGTCCTTTTTACACGACGAACGAGCACCCGGCTTCTCTCTTTCTCCCTGGGGTTCTCGGCCGGAGTGATGATCTATGTCTCCTTCACCGAACTCCTGCCTGCGGCACATCAGGCCGCAGGGAACGAATGGGCAGTTCTATGTGCCTTTTTCGCCGGGATCGCCGGGATCGCCGCCATCGACCATATCATCCCCTACCCCCAGAACCCCCATGAAGCCCGGCGGGTGGAGGAGGCGGAGAAGGGGACCGATCCATCCCTCTATCGCACCGGCCTCCTCGCCGCCCTCGCAATCGCACTCCACAACGTCCCGGAGGGGATGGCCACCTTCTATGCCGCCACCGCCGACCTGCGGATCGGAGTGCCGATTGCCGTCGCGATCGCCATCCATAACATCCCGGAGGGGATCGCCGTCTCGGTGCCGATCTGCTGTGCCACCGGCAGCAGGTGGCGGGCATTCGGGTACGCCCTCATCTCCGGACTCGCAGAGCCCGCCGGTGCCCTGATCGCCTTCCTGATCCTTCTGCCATTCCTCTCTGCGAGAGTCCTCGGCCTGCTCTTCGCCTCTGTCGCCGGGATCATGATCTTCGTCGCCCTCGACGAACTCCTGCCGGCCGCTCGGGAGTACGGAGAGGCCCACCTCGCCGTCTATGGTCTGGTGATCGGGATGGGCATGATGGGGGCCGTGCTGATCATCACGGGTTGA
- the pyrI gene encoding aspartate carbamoyltransferase regulatory subunit — MTGNRRTLQISPIRNGTVIDHITAGEAFNVLRILGITGTTHEILSIATNVASGKAGKKDIVKIENRELCKEEVDRIALIAPNATINIIRDYLVFDKKGVEIPDVLYGVIRCPNPGCITNTNEPVRSRFEVTAKGLHCTYCEWYLTEDIAGHII; from the coding sequence ATGACCGGAAACCGCCGGACGCTCCAGATCAGCCCGATCCGGAACGGCACGGTCATCGACCACATCACGGCCGGTGAGGCCTTCAATGTGCTGCGGATCCTGGGGATCACCGGCACGACTCACGAGATTCTCTCCATTGCAACGAATGTGGCAAGCGGCAAGGCCGGAAAGAAGGATATCGTCAAGATAGAGAACAGGGAACTCTGCAAGGAGGAGGTGGACCGGATCGCCCTCATCGCACCGAACGCCACCATCAATATCATCAGGGACTATCTGGTCTTCGACAAGAAGGGTGTCGAGATCCCGGACGTCCTCTATGGCGTCATCCGCTGCCCGAACCCGGGCTGCATCACCAATACCAACGAACCGGTGCGGAGCCGGTTCGAGGTGACGGCGAAGGGGCTCCACTGCACCTACTGCGAGTGGTACCTCACCGAGGACATCGCCGGGCACATTATCTGA
- a CDS encoding DUF116 domain-containing protein — MFFDTPIWSQVMMLIGEVTFFLIAGVILFSAVLLVIAALSIQSGEFYFPRLMKSGLVLLEGVIKGICKFFGFDDKDLIRFFIRLHNTMNMKQFGDTPVEKRAIYLPQCLRSGECPAHLTPEGLVCRRCGRCDIGHEIDRLQEMGYRVFIVPGSTFLKRMVKKYQPEAIIGVGCLMEVKEGLELCDRIGLVGMGVVTMKDGCVETVLDWSDLGEIAQVGLSGPSSP, encoded by the coding sequence ATGTTCTTCGATACCCCGATCTGGTCGCAGGTGATGATGCTCATCGGTGAGGTCACGTTCTTCCTGATCGCGGGTGTGATCCTCTTTTCCGCCGTCCTTCTGGTTATCGCCGCCCTTTCCATCCAGAGCGGGGAGTTTTATTTCCCCCGCCTGATGAAAAGCGGTCTGGTGCTGCTCGAAGGAGTGATCAAGGGGATATGCAAATTTTTCGGGTTTGACGACAAGGACCTCATCCGTTTCTTCATCAGGCTCCACAATACGATGAACATGAAGCAGTTCGGGGATACGCCGGTGGAAAAACGGGCAATCTATCTGCCCCAGTGCCTGCGTTCAGGCGAATGCCCGGCCCACCTCACCCCAGAAGGACTGGTCTGCCGCCGCTGCGGACGCTGTGATATCGGTCATGAGATCGACCGTCTTCAGGAGATGGGCTACCGGGTATTCATCGTTCCGGGTTCGACCTTCCTGAAACGGATGGTGAAAAAATATCAGCCCGAGGCGATCATCGGCGTCGGATGCCTGATGGAGGTAAAAGAGGGCCTCGAACTCTGTGACCGCATCGGGCTTGTGGGAATGGGCGTCGTCACCATGAAGGACGGATGCGTCGAGACGGTGCTCGACTGGAGCGATCTCGGAGAGATCGCACAGGTCGGTCTTTCCGGGCCTAGTTCCCCATAA
- a CDS encoding phosphopantetheine adenylyltransferase, which yields MKIMVGGTFSPLHAGHKKLISRSFELAGPRGRVVIGLSSDAFAGRKSHPVMPYAEREGALRTYIQSLGTETPWEIEALNDRYGSALETDFDILVVSEETLPAGIEINRLRRAKGMPMVEIHQIACVLAEDGRWISSTRIIRGEIDDEGHVIGWE from the coding sequence ATGAAGATTATGGTAGGGGGGACCTTTTCACCCCTCCACGCCGGGCACAAAAAACTGATATCGCGGTCCTTCGAACTCGCCGGACCGCGCGGCCGGGTGGTGATCGGCCTCTCCTCAGACGCCTTCGCCGGGAGAAAGAGCCATCCAGTCATGCCCTATGCCGAGCGTGAAGGCGCCCTCAGAACCTATATCCAATCCCTCGGCACAGAAACCCCCTGGGAGATCGAGGCGCTGAACGACCGTTACGGATCGGCCCTCGAGACCGATTTCGATATCCTGGTGGTCTCTGAGGAGACGCTGCCGGCCGGGATCGAGATCAACCGCCTCCGCCGGGCAAAGGGGATGCCGATGGTCGAGATCCACCAGATCGCCTGTGTTCTCGCAGAGGACGGGCGCTGGATCTCCTCCACCCGGATCATCAGGGGCGAGATCGACGACGAAGGCCATGTGATCGGCTGGGAGTAG
- the mtnA gene encoding S-methyl-5-thioribose-1-phosphate isomerase, with translation MIPRTIWREGEAIHLIDQTRLPTERQIVVCTDVERLCLAIRRLEVRGAPALGVAGGYGVALAAMLNRDPGRDAFLAAVTAAADALRATRPTAVNLGWGIDRVLAAISGSNTVGDAVSVAVEEADAIAREDEETCRRIGAHGAALIPDGARVLTHCNAGALACAAWGTALGVIRSAAEAGKSLSVTACETRPLLQGARLTAWELAEDGIAVRVIPDSAASFLMRRGEIDCVVVGADRITRDAVFNKVGTYMHAVSARHHNIPFYVAAPLSTFDPERSEAEVTIEERSADEIAVFNGRRTVPEGVRCTNLAFDATPLDLVTAIVTEEGVLRPPYRRMPGRRSI, from the coding sequence ATGATCCCCCGCACGATCTGGCGCGAAGGGGAGGCGATCCATCTGATCGATCAGACCCGCCTCCCGACCGAACGGCAGATTGTGGTGTGCACCGACGTCGAGCGTCTGTGCCTGGCGATCCGCCGCCTCGAGGTGCGGGGCGCCCCGGCCCTCGGTGTGGCCGGGGGCTATGGTGTCGCCCTCGCCGCCATGCTGAACCGGGACCCCGGCCGCGATGCATTTCTGGCGGCGGTCACCGCCGCCGCCGACGCCCTGCGGGCCACCCGCCCCACGGCGGTGAACCTCGGGTGGGGGATCGATCGGGTGCTCGCCGCCATTTCGGGGAGCAACACCGTCGGGGATGCGGTTAGTGTTGCGGTCGAGGAGGCCGATGCCATCGCCCGGGAGGACGAAGAAACCTGCCGCCGGATCGGTGCCCACGGCGCCGCCCTCATCCCGGACGGTGCACGGGTGCTCACCCACTGCAATGCCGGCGCCCTCGCCTGCGCCGCATGGGGGACGGCGCTCGGCGTGATCCGTTCGGCGGCAGAGGCCGGAAAAAGCCTGTCGGTGACGGCCTGTGAGACCCGCCCCCTGCTCCAGGGTGCGCGGCTCACCGCATGGGAGCTGGCCGAGGACGGCATTGCGGTGCGGGTGATCCCGGACTCGGCCGCCTCCTTCCTGATGCGGCGGGGCGAGATCGACTGCGTCGTCGTAGGGGCGGACCGGATCACGCGGGATGCCGTCTTCAACAAGGTCGGCACCTACATGCACGCCGTCTCGGCCCGTCACCACAATATCCCCTTCTATGTGGCCGCTCCCCTCTCGACCTTCGATCCTGAGCGCTCGGAGGCGGAGGTCACCATCGAGGAGCGGAGCGCCGACGAGATCGCCGTCTTTAATGGGCGGCGGACGGTGCCGGAGGGTGTTCGCTGCACGAACCTCGCCTTCGACGCCACCCCCCTCGACCTGGTGACAGCGATCGTCACCGAAGAGGGTGTGCTGCGGCCTCCGTACAGGCGGATGCCCGGAAGAAGAAGTATTTAA